In the genome of Odontesthes bonariensis isolate fOdoBon6 chromosome 20, fOdoBon6.hap1, whole genome shotgun sequence, the window tttttttttttgtatgttttgaaGGCTACCAGAACCTGGTTGATTTTGAAGAGTcctgtgttttggttttgggTAATTTTGACAAAAACTACCTTTGAAGCctcttggtttgtttttttgtttgggctcagttttggttttgtttggagTTTTGAATTACCTCTTTTTAAGatgtaattatttgttttggagttttatttagggtactgttttgggacCCTCTCTCTCTTTTGACCTGTGGACAATCTGTGTATTAACCAGTTTAGAAATgttcttttagattatattagcaTGGAAACAATGTCTGCCTCCTCAAAACATCAACTGGCTGAATTTCCTTCTCTCTGGTCCCCGCTGATTAGCTTTAGCACATAGTGGGGGTGGCGTGTTGCTGTCCCGCTGCTCTGGGCGGTCGGTTGTGTGCTGAATACGCTGTGGGCGTATTGGGGGGGATTGGGGgggattgtggccctatacactgatatttaagcatggttattatgtgggaccatctatgtgtattgcatgttcatgcacacacacacacacacacacacacactcacacacacatattagcccagtagcatgctcgctaatcagttgttgtgctgtcctgtggtttaaggtaatttgtatccacagctgtattatatgagattgctgctgcttgtgcttttttgttttgttttgtgtgtttgttctttgtttgtgtgtttgttctctacttgtctgtttgtgtgtttgttctctgcttatttgtttgtttgtttgtttgtgtgtttgctctctgcttgtttatttgtttgtttgtgtgtttgttctctgcttgtctgcctacaggtgctcctggtgcctctcaggttggattccccacaaaagccgtggattgtcttcagttttgtttttacaggtgtagcagctggttgtctgatttttcattgttttttatgtttgtctcttcatgtttctgttccttttttcccttcttcgctctccctctctctctgtcccccggtccggttcagcactatcacatcatgttaagtattgtaacaaaaataaataaataaaaatgagcagTTGATGGGCAttaaggggagctttacattcataaagcttcccttggcaaagcaaatgtgtttgttaTTAACGGtgttcagattacaattctgctgcaataatgctggacaggacaaggggttaaaaaaaagaaaagaaaatttcatCAGTTCATTCTCTGATATCAGATCCACACGAGACAATAAGCTGGACTTTGagctgtttttatgtgtttatgaTGAATAAAACCACCCAGTTTTTATTACTTACTGGATATTATCTCaagtttctcctcctcctggaaAGATTAGAGCCTGATGTCACATGTTATGCAGGAGGGCTCGATGTTCACCAGGTCCGGGGCCCGCAGCGTATTCGGGGAGCCACTTGGCAACCCGAAGGCACCCACCCGCCCCACCCCAGACGGCCCCTACaattaaagaaaagaacaaaacaaacaaaaacaaataaacaaactaaCCACGCAGTCATCAGAGCTAACAAAGCTAAATTATGTTCAACTCttaaagaggaggaggagttgtcctgctggttcggggtctgtggtggctggggggctgctggcccccggatgtgcccacTGCGCCCCACCCCAGAGgagttgggggatggatgcatgtgctgtgcgagtgtgtggatttatttatttttgtatttttgtatttttctttattattatctttttcttttttttgatgatttatggggtgactgggtctgggtcctgctgtcctctggcctgcttgtgctgttcctgatgggggggggggacattgcttctccccgctgctcgcggcctcacccacctgtgggcacgtcttgactcccggggcgcttgcccaggggcactggggcagccgctggcccactgcggttggctgtctggggcgcctggccctctcgggtgttgggcggggcccctgccggaGGGTTTTGGTGGCGttcgggctcgcgggggccggttccTGCGCGcagcccatgtctgggtggcgggggcctggcaggggctggtaggctgccgcttctggtcgccgggggggctctgcccgatgcttgtgggggctctgtccgggggcttcctctgctgtcttctggggggatgcgtggttgtcccgatggtgggcttcccgggttctttgctccttgggggctgttggtggcctgggtctgggggccctctcggcctgcttctgattgctggagGGGGGGGAGTGtgacactgatatttaagcatggttattatgtgggaccatctatgtgtattgcatgttcatgcactcacactcacactcacactcacactcacacacacacacacacacattcattagcccagtagcatgctcactaagcagttgttgtgctgtcctgtggtttaaggtcacctgtgtatcatatgagattgctgctgcttgtgtttttgtttttttgtttgttctctgcttgtttgtttgtgtgcttgttctctgcttgtttgtttgtttgtttgtttgtttgttctctgcttgtctgcttacaggtgctcctggtgcttctaaggttggattccccacaaaagccgtggatcatcttcagttttgtttttacaggtgtagcagctggttgtctgatttttcattgtttactatgtttgtctcttcatatttctgttccttttttttagtAGAGCAGATTAGTGACATAATCGTTCACTTTGGTATAAAagtgtgaaatttggcacagaTACTCTCTAAGGGTcactttttggaaaaaaagcgCTGGCCACGCAAAAATTCAACATGGCGGACATTTTTCAAGATGGCTGCCATTGCTACTAAATGGTTACTGTAAAAAACATTTACTTTGGtataaaaacatgaaatttGGCTGAAATACTGTCTGAGGGCCACTTTTTTGGAAAAAGGCCCTGGCCACCCAAAAATTCAATATGGCGGCCATTTTTCAAGATGGCCGCCATATTGAATTAAGTCAATACCCTACTGTTTTCACAGATGGCGACTTGGAGATCCTTGAAAGGTTTGTCGTCTTGATGTATGATAGATCAAGCACAGCTGTAAGTGTCGATGAGGCCAGACTTGATATGTTTGCCCGAAAGCAGAGGCCATATGAAGCCATTCCTCCTACAAGAGCATCTCTGCTTCAACACAGTAAACGTGCTGCATATCAAGCAGGTTGCATATGGGGTCAAGCAACCAACTGTCAGCCAGAAGCAGAGAGTCCTGCTGACTGGGGATGGAAAAAACTTGGTGAACAATGGGAAGTCTTCTGGACTGCAAATGCACCAATTGCACAAAGTTGTGAACAACTAGCCAAGTGTGGCTGCAAAACAGAGTGCCGGGGAAGATGCACATGTTTTAAATTGGGTTTTAGTTGCACAGAACTTTGCAGCTGCAAATGTGAATAGAGAATATGTGATTCTGAACCATGATttattgtgtatatatatactgtatatagttTAAAAATGGCATTAGCAATGGCAGCCATCTTGAAAAACGGCTGCCATATTGGATTTTTGGGTGGCCAGGGCCTTTTTCCAAAACAGTGGGCCTCAGACAGTATTTCAGCCACATTTCATTTTCCTATACAAACTTAATGGCTTTTACTCTAACCATTTAGTAGCAATGGCGGCCATCTTGAAAAATCACGCCATATTGAATTTTTGGGTGGCCAGGGCCTTTTTCCCTAAACAGTGGCCCTCAGACAGTATTTCAGCCAAATTTCATGCTTTTATACCAAAGTGAACGATTCTCCTGAAAAAGGCCTTTAATCTGCTCTACTAttttcccttcttcgctctccctctctctctgtcccccggtccggttcagcactatcacatcatgttaagtattgtcactagggctgggactttagcgcgttaatttcgattaattaactacacacatattagcgcattaaaaaaagataacgcattttaatcgcacaatataatttttaatttaaatttttttttttttaaatttatgtatttttttatttatttttttaaatacagacggatggaaccgtcgacaagagcgtggttgtgtgcagattatgccaCAAGGAATttgcgtatcaccgcagcgtatcaagcctcaaatatcacctcaacgctaaacatgtagcagctagcgtggaagctaacgggggcccaacgcagcttaacatccaagattctatatactgtgttttcatgcatgctacattcagatttcaaatagggatgtgttctgtgtttgttgaaatattgttgaaaatgttaattttctaaaggataaagtacattcgcttaattaatttcaaagcctgtagttaacaagattaaaaattttaatcaagtcacagccctaattgtaacaaaaataaataaataaaaatgaggagttgatgggcatcaaggggagctttacattcataaagcttcccttggcatagcaaatgtgtttggcgtaaacggtattcagattacaattcttttgccataatgctggacaggacaaggggttaaaaaaaaaaaaagaaaagttcatCAGTTCATTCTCTGATATCAGATCCAAACGACACAATAAGCTGGACTTTGagctgtttttatgtgtttatgaTGAATAAAACCACCCAGTTTTTATTACTTACTGGATATTATCTCaagtttctcctcctcctggaaAGATTAGAGCCTGATGACACACGTTAAAGTCCAAAGTGTTCAGAGCACCAGCTGTAAGGAGTCCTTTACAGCAGGAACACAGACGGCTCAGTCGCTGatctgagaggagaaatggctcagaaaggagttcagctggaccGAGAAAGCTTCTCCTGTTCGAtctgcctggatctgctgaaggatccggtgactattccctgtggacacagctactgcatgagCTGTGTTAAAGGCCACTGGGATGCAGAGGATCAGAAGgggatccacagctgccctcagtgcaggaaaACCTTCACACCGAGGCCTGTCCTGGAGAAAAACACCCTGTTAGCAgctttagtggagcagctgaagaagactggactccaagctgctcctgctgatcactgctatgctggagctgaagatgtggcctgtgatgtctgctctgggaggaagctgaaagccaccaagtcctgtttatcctgtccggcctcttactgtgaggaacaccttcagcctcattatgattcagctccactcaggaaacacaagctggtggagccctccaagaagctccaggagaacatctgctctgttcacgatgaggtgatgaagattttCTGCCATACCgatcagaagtgcatctgttatctctgctctgtggaggaacataaaggccacgacacagtgtcagctgcagcagaaaggactgagaggcagagagagctggaggggagtcggcagcagatccagcagagaatccaggacgcagagaaagatgtgaagctgcttcagcagcagctggaggccatccatcagtctgctgataaaacagaggagcacagccagaagatcttcactgagctgatccgtctcctccagaaaagaagctctgatgtgaagcagcagatcagatcccagcaggaagccaaAGGGaggcgagtcaaagagcttcaggagaagctggagcaggagatcactgagctgaagaggaaagatgctgagctgaagcagctctcacacacagaggatcacagccagtttctgcacagctgcccctcagtggcagcactcaggggggctacacactcatccagcatcgagatccgtcctctgaggcactttgaggatgtgacagcagctgtgtcagagctcagagataaactacaggacatcctgagagaggaatgggctgacatctcactgagagtcgctgtagtggatgttttactgccacaaccagaaccaacgagcagagctggattcttaagatattcatgtgaaatcacactggatccaaacacagcacacagagatctgttactgtcagaggggaacagaaaagtgacaagaATGCTTCAACCTCAGTCTTATTCTGATCATCGAGACAGATTCACTGGCTGTTGGCAGGTCCTgtgcagagagagtctgactgaacgttgttactgggagatGGAGATGAGAGGATATGTTggtgtagcagtcgcatacaagaacatcagcagagcaggaggTGAGAATGAATGTCGATTTGGAtctaatgacaaatcttgggcattaTCTTGGTACTCAAACAGTTATTCATTTTGGTACAACAAGAAGGAAACCTCCATCTCTGTTCCTTGGtcctccagagtgggagtgtacctggatcacagagcaggtattctgtccttctacagcgtctctggaaccatgactctcctccacagagtccagaccacattcactcagccgctctgtgcTGGGATCTGGCTTTATAATGGAGCCTCagcagagtttgtgtaaagtgaaATAATTGTATTTAGtcagctggttgctgacagcttgttgctgacagcttgttgctgacagctggttgctgacagctggttgctgacagcttgttgctgacagcttgttgctgacagctggttgctgacagcttgttgctgacagctggttgctgacagctggttgctgacagctggttgctgacagctggttgctgacagctggttgctgacagctggttgctgacagctggttgctgacagctggttgctgtgatgtctctgctgctctgctgtttatttgctgctgtttcctgtgtctgtgcagccatggaggatatcactgctgatgaggagtttgattcacagaaatatttctccacatgaaaatctaaacttctctgagctctaaacATCAGTCGGATCCTGGTGTTGGTGTGTAATCTGGATTATTTTCTGAATTTATCTGgagtgttgcttgtttttaaattgatttaaataattttatttgtttctctttatattcttctatgtatttttaatgcttcttccactcactgctgcaatgcttttattttatgtaaagcactttgaattgttttgaacatgaaatgtgctacaaataaatttgatttaatttgatttgtttctgtGGAATCTGATGGAGAAAATGTCAAACTGATATGAGGGTCTAACTGAGGCAGTTTTCCTGTAACAGCACAAAGTCCAGAGTTCATGTTCGGAGCAGGAAATATTTGTCCTTTTGActtccttcaataaaacagcttCATCACAGAGAAATGAGTCCAGTTTTCTTTCCTGTGTCTCTCAGAAAGATTTAGCTACAGATGATCAGTTATTATTCTGTGAGCTCTGTTGTTCTGACATTTCTGTCATGGTTTAACCaagatttcttcttttttaaccccttgtcctgtccagcattattgcagcagaattgtaatctgaataccgttaataacaaacacatttgctatgccaagggaagctttatgaatgtaaagctccccttgatgcccatcaactcctcatttttatttatttatttttgttacaatacttaacatgatgtgatagtgctgaaccggaccgggggacagagagagagggagagcgaagaaggaaaaaaaaggaacagaaacatgatgagacaaacataaaaaacaatgaaaaatgagacaaccagctgctacacctgtaaaaacaaaactgaagacaatccacaacctttgtggggaatccagcctgagaggcaccaggagcacctgtaggcagacaagcagagaacaaacacacaaacaaaaaagcagagaacaaacacacaaacaaacaaacaaacaaacagagaacaaacacacaaacaaacaaacaaacaaataagcagagaacaaacacacaaacagacaaacaaacaagcagagaacaaacacacaaacaaacaaacaaataaataagcagagaacaaacacacaaacaaacaaacaaacaagcagagaacaaacacacaaacaaacaaacaaacaaataagcagagaacaaacacacaaacagacaaacaaacaagcagagaacaaacacacaaacaaacaaacaaataaataagcagagaacaaacacacaaacaaacaaacaaacaagcagagaacaaacacacaaacaaacaaacaaataaataagcagagaacaaacacacaaacaaacaaacaagcagagaacaaacacacaaacaaacaaacaaacaaataagtagagaacaaacacacaaacaaacaaacaagcacaagcagcagcaatctcatataatatggctgtggatacagatgacctcaaaccacaggacaacacaacaactgatTAGTgatcatgctactgggctaatgaatgtgtgcgtttgcctgtgtgtgtgtgtgtgtgtgtgtgtgtgtgtgtgtgttcttgcacTTACTGTTGAGTGAGGACTAAATCAAGTTTTTAACCAACATagtgaggacatttttacaTAGTGAGGACATTTTGGCCGGTCCTCACTTTGCTTCCCTCTAGATGACCTCCTCAGGTTATATAGATGCTATCCTCTAATTTTCTCAGTAGGACCTCAGAATGTCCAAAGTGTAAATTTTCCCCCCTAAAGTTTAACACAGATTTAATTCTTTTGTGCTTCTCAAAATCTGAAGCAGTGTGTTGGATCACTACGCCACCGAGTGTCTGGAATGagactttgtttgtttctaagtGAACTAGAAATACTGGTCCTCACTTTGTGAGTGGTTTTACTTGGTCCTTACTCTGCATTAAGTacgagaatgtgtgtgtgtgtgtgtgtgtgtgtgtgtgtgtgtgtgtgttcttgcacTTACTGTTGAGTGAGGACTAACTCTAGTTTTTAACCAACATagtgaggacatttttacaTAGTGAGGACATTTTGGCCGGTCCTCACTTTGCTTCCCTCTAGATGACCTCCTCAGGTTATATAGATGCTATCCTCTAATTTTCTCAGTAGGACCTCAGAATGTCCAAAGTGTAAATTTTCCCCCCTAAAGTTTAACACAGATTTAATTCTTTTGTGCTTCTCAAAATCTGAAGCAGTGTGTTGGATCACTATGCCACCGAGTGTCTGGAATGagactttgtttgtttctaagtGAACTAGAAATACTGGTCCACGCTTTTTTAGTGGTTTTACTCGGTGCTCACTGCATTAAGTACGAGAatgagtgtgtgttttaaagtgtgtgtgtgtttcaaaatgtgtgtgtgtttaacgtgtgtgtgttttaaagtgtgtgtgtgtgtgttttaaagtgtgtgttcaaagtgtgtgtgtgtttaacttgAGTGTgtttcaaagtgtgtgtgtgtgtttaacgtgtgtgtttgttttttaaagtgtgtgtgtttaacgtgtgtgttttaaagtgtgtgtgtgtgtgtgtttaacctgtgtgtgttttaatgtgtgtgtgtttgtttaacgtgtgtgtttgttttttaaagtgtgtgtgtttaacatgtgtgttttaaagtgtgtgtgtgtgtgtgtttaacctgtgtgtgttttaatgtgtgtgtgtgtgtgtgtgtgtgtgtgttttaaagtgtgaaaaagcgtttgaggcttttccttattcattatttcctgtaatgctgctgcacagctgatctttagttagaaacCTCAGGCCTCGCCTTCACATCTGTTGATTTTTTCTtataggtctcttattagtgcgttgatgctgaaaaaaaatgattaacttttgtcaataaactttgggatcaaatatatcatatatcaactttttccttctgtatcgtgcatgtgcttgattcttactctctcgtttgttttgaaaacattctgaacacacacactcagcctcagtggagcaaactcgcacactattttttctgcatttttccagtccaatttatctgtccctcgtttttcttctcacctcGGGACCATTTCTTCCATCTCTCATTaaatttttgtgacatattcacaccataaaaatatacTGTTAcccccctttttatctataccaaccccaatattgaacagaaaccactcgagatctgctggaGCAGTCAAATATCTTCAAGCGGtgaacccccccacacacagttgcatgaaaattaaaaattcGGACCCTGTGTCCTACAGTATAAATTGATTCTGTCAACCCGACTAAGTTTCGGGATTATAGACTGCTTCGTACCCCGGAAGTCTCAATCCTTCATCCCAACTCTCGTCAGAGGAGAAATCTTCCGTGTCGGAATTCttctaattttatttatttagttgaccCACTCAGTTTGGGCTTTTATAAACTACGTCGCCACACTTAGCTATTAGTGCacggaaaaaaaagatttgaagacaagttccccgaatgggatattcatttataaaatgaatttatcttgtcttttatttgttcgaattcacttgtcaggacacttattcACTTTCCCTGTGTGAGGCTATGTGTTTATACTGGACCTGTTAGCATTCAATGCTAAcatcagacagtacattaacacttggatttaccatgaccagaggacaacttaattcagacaacttcatttagggTATTCAAcatgcagaaatttcacatttagtcattaagtgGTGTTCCGCTCACCTTTTTTCTGGCGCCTCagattgtctgaaaaaagctgtcccTCCTATCACCTCGAGCCGTCCTCCCTCGCACGGGGGTCGCACGGCATGGTGGTCTCTGAGCTTGCCAATCACGGGgtcacggcaccatttgttagatttggttcttttagttgg includes:
- the LOC142370448 gene encoding tripartite motif-containing protein 16-like, which encodes MAQKGVQLDRESFSCSICLDLLKDPVTIPCGHSYCMSCVKGHWDAEDQKGIHSCPQCRKTFTPRPVLEKNTLLAALVEQLKKTGLQAAPADHCYAGAEDVACDVCSGRKLKATKSCLSCPASYCEEHLQPHYDSAPLRKHKLVEPSKKLQENICSVHDEVMKIFCHTDQKCICYLCSVEEHKGHDTVSAAAERTERQRELEGSRQQIQQRIQDAEKDVKLLQQQLEAIHQSADKTEEHSQKIFTELIRLLQKRSSDVKQQIRSQQEAKGRRVKELQEKLEQEITELKRKDAELKQLSHTEDHSQFLHSCPSVAALRGATHSSSIEIRPLRHFEDVTAAVSELRDKLQDILREEWADISLRVAVVDVLLPQPEPTSRAGFLRYSCEITLDPNTAHRDLLLSEGNRKVTRMLQPQSYSDHRDRFTGCWQVLCRESLTERCYWEMEMRGYVGVAVAYKNISRAGGENECRFGSNDKSWALSWYSNSYSFWYNKKETSISVPWSSRVGVYLDHRAGILSFYSVSGTMTLLHRVQTTFTQPLCAGIWLYNGASAEFV